The segment CAACCTCTGGAGCACGGTGTACCTTGTCACCACCAGCAAGATTCCTAGGTAGGGAACcagggggtggtggcggcggtggcgggccaCCAGGTTTGccaggaggcggtggtggaggaggtgcacctggcgggcgtggcggcggtggaggtaaCGCACTTGCAGTGTTGGCAGTGGCTGATGGTGCAGGAGGTGGCCTAGGAACTCTTGGAGCTCTCTTCTCAATATTTGCAAGTTTCAGTTGTGTCACAACTAGAGGGTTGTTCTGGTTATCACTAGGTTGGTCACTGGATTCAGCATTAGCTGTAGGAGCCTTTTCCTTTATTTGAGCAAGTTTTGGAGGGAGTGCAGATCTTGGAGATGGCACAATACCTGAACTGTTGACACCGCCATATCTTTGTACCCTAGCTTTCTCGGCCTTCTCTTTTATTGCCTTCTCCCGTTCTATAGCGAGTTTATGCCTATCTTTGTAAGCGGGATACTTGTCATCAGCAAAACCTTGTACAGTCTTTGACATCAAATGAAATGAAGATGCAACATTTGCCTCATCCATGATATCACTGGGATCTTGTTCCCTCTTTCCAAAGGTTGTAATGCCCATACCATCTCCTGCGTTTCTGAGCATGAGAGCCTCTAGGGGCCCCTTTGGTTTCTGGCTGGCGCTCTTTGGGGAGTCACTAGTGAAGGACTGTGTCGGTGAAGCTAAGCTGCTTCCGTCATCCTTGCCCCTTCCCCACTTCTTGAGCTTTTGCATCAGATTGGGCCTTTTGCCAAAGAAGCTGTATCTGCTAGAAGAACTGTCAACTGAAACGTTGTCGAAGTCTTCGCTTCTGGGTGAAGAAGGTGCAGAAGAAGCAGTTTCAAGGTCAGTGTCGCCCTGTCCTCGTTCTGATCCTGCATATTCCAGCATTAGAAGTTTGGCCCTCTCACGCGATTTTGGGCTCAGGGTCTTGTTAAGGTCACGAGCAGAAATTTTCTCAGACGGTGCCTGGTAGTTGCGGAGCTCATATCTCAGACAAGCATTAACCCAACGCAGGTAAACCAACTCTTCTACTTCACTGAATCTGTTCATTTGTAGGCCTTCTACTTGCTTGGTAAGGTCTTCATTTGCATGCCTCAGCTTGTTGATCTCCTCTCTTGCATGGGAAACTACATCACTCTGCACAATGATAAGCTCTGTTATTAATATATCTGTATATGCTGAAAATGAACATAATAAAAATATCTATTGCTAGTTCATTCTTCCTTTTCTGAGAGAAGCAGTGTGAAATTATGATGTGGTTTTGAAATATAAGTTTAGCTCTTAATATAGCTATGCATTATTGAATAGGCAAGGGATTTTTCAGTTAAACCAATGCTACTGTGTGCAAGTCTAGTCCAATGGATAATATTCAGCGGTTCAATCCTTTACCCTCTCTCTTCAGCATGCTCAGATCATGCTCCTCTTTTCCTAATCGGTAATGACAAAAGAGGTAGACCACCCAGTTTTAGATTTGAGGCATATTGGTTAAGAATTCCAGGTTTCCTAGATGTTGTGCAAGAATCTTGGAACAAGCCGATACTAGCCACGAACTGTCTCGCTACTTTCAGCCTAAAACTTCGTCGTCTTGCCCGTGATCTTAAGAGATGGAATCGCAGTCAGGTGGGGGATATTACGCTACAGCTTGCAGTGGCGATGGAAGTTGTCTTTCAACTTGACGTGGCACAGGAGTCAAGAGTTTTAACCAATGATGAGCGGCAGCTATACTCAAACCTCAAAGCACGTATTTTGGGCCTCTCGGTTCTGAATAAGTTAAAGATCAGGCAACGTTCTAGGTTAACATGGATTAAGGAGGGTGATGTAAATTCCAAGTTCTTCCATATAAAAGCAACCTCAAGGAGGAGAAAGAACTTCATCCAATCACTGCAAACTCCATCAGGCTTAGCAGTTTCAGCCAAGGATAAAGAAGATGAGTTGTTTAGATTCTATAGTGAGAAATTGGGGACAAATTTTCAAAGGACGAAGAATCTGAATTGGACCAATTTGCAACTGCCTTCTTTTAATCTGTCCGAGCTAGAGGAAGACATCTCGGAAGAGGAACTTAGAGGAACGATTTTTGGCATGCCTCCCGAAAAGGCTCCAGGTCCGGATGGTTTCATTGGAGCTTTTTTCAAAGTTGCCTGGGAAATAATCAAAGGTGACCTTCTAGCAGCGGTGACTTCCTTCATGAACCTAAGCACTTCACATCTTGAGGAGCTAAATTCGGCCTACATCTTTCTGCTGCCAAAGAAAGATGACGCTTCAGGTGCTGATCATTTTCGTCCTATTAGCCTCGTACACAGTTTTACCAAGATAATCACCATAGTGTTAGCAAATCGTCTTGCACTGAGACTAAACGAGATGATCTCTCAAAATCAAAATGCTTTTGTGCGAAAAAGAGCAATTCATGATAATTTCATTTTTGTTCAAAACTTGGTTCAGCGCTTACACAGGACAAGAAAACAGAGTTTGTTCATTAAAGTTGATATTGCCAAAGCTTTCGATACGGTGTGCTGGCCTTACCTCCTTGATGTTCTTCGACAGTTCGGCTTTGGCAACCGTTGGCTCAATTGGATCTGCAACCTTTTTGCCACCTCTTCGTCCCAGGTCCTTCTCAATGGTGCACCGGGACAACCAATTCCTCATGCGAGGGGTCTTCGTCAGGGCGATCCTCTGTCACCAATGCTCTTTATTCTCGCCATGGAACCCTTCCACTGGATTCTTAAAGCGGCCGAAGGTGCTTCCATCCTTTCTCCGTTAGAGAGTAACCGTAACAGGTTCCGTTGCTCTTTATATGCTGATGATGTAGCTGTTTTCACAAGACCGGATGTGACAGAGCTCACCACCCTTTCAAAGCTTCTAAATCTCTTCGCGCAAGTTTCAGGCCTCCACACAAATGTTGCCAAAACTGAAATTTTTCCTATTAGATGTGAAGGAATTGATCTAGCTCCTTTGTTACAAATCTTCCCAGGCACAATTAAGTCCTTTCCCTGTCGTTATCTTGGATTGCCACTCCACTACCGAAAATTGAGGAAAATTGATTTTCTCCCCTTAATTGAGAAAATTCGTTCACGACTCCCTACTTGGAAAGGAAGGTTTTTCTCCTCTTCAGGTCGCGAAACCCTGGTAAAAACGGTTCTTAGCTCAATGCCAATCCACCATCTTTTGGCCCTCCAAATGCCAAAGTGGGTTTTCAAGAGAATTGATAGGTGTCGAAGATCTTTCCTCTGGAAGGGCGAGGACCCAGACCATTCAAACCCAGGCAGCTGTTTGGTAAACTGGCAGACAGTGTGCAGACCAAAATCTTTGGGGGGATTGGGACTCCCTGATTTGGAAAAATTTTCTAGAGCTCTCTGTCTACGATGGCTGTGGCTTAAATGGAAAGACGAGGACAAACCCTGGGCTGGTATGAATCTGCCTTGTGATGATATCGATAAAAGGTTGTTCCAAGCAGCAACTACGATCGCAGTGGGCCACGGAGCAAAAACAAGTTTTTGGCATGATCATTGGCTTCAAGGCTGCTGCCCTAAAGATATTGCCCCTCTTTGTTTTCAGCTAgcaaaaaggaaacaaagaaatgTTCAGTTAGAGGTTTCATCAAACAACTGGATTCTCTCCTTCAGGCAATTCTCGTCAATCGAAGAGATCCACGACCTCGTGCGGCTGGGAGGCATGCTTCAAGATTTTCATCTATCACAAAGTGCCGACGATATAACCTGGAATTGGAACTCCGCAGGTTGCTACTCAAGTAAAAGTGCATATTCTTACCAATTTGAAGGTTCTTTCACTCGTTTGGATTTTGTCTCTCTTTGGAAGGCGCCAGCTGAACCTAAAATGAGGTCTTTGGGATGGCTTATTCTTCACCACAAAACTCTAACGGCTCAGAACCTCCTTCGGAGACATTGGCTTTGCAATTGGATCTGCTGTCTTTGCACCGATGCATTTGAGGACACTAATCATCTTTTTTGCGAATGCTCCTTTTTTAAAGAAGTTTGGGCGCTAGTTCACAGTTGGCATAATTTGCTAGTTTCTAATTCACAGCCGGCTGGGATCGCTTCTTGGTGGGAGGATATCAATCGACAAGGCTCAGCAATCCAAAAGCAGGATATTAGAGGAGTTTTGTTAACCATTTGGTGGAATGTTTGGCTTGAAAGAAATAGGAGAATTTTTCACAATACCACTTGTACTTCGTTTCAAGTAGCATACTTTGTTAAGCAGGACCTAGATTTGCGGAGGACTGCTTTTAGACCTCCTTgatttcctttttgtttctgGGACTgtaagttttttatttttttctcctatcaATTAAATTCCGGCAGCTCTCCTGCCGTcgtttccctcaaaaaaaatatattcagtgTTGATAATGTGAGAGGAAAGTCTAAATTCTGAGTCCTTGTCATGAAATTGATTGATGGAATCCCAagggaaaattaaaagaagaagaaaaaaaattaaagcctATCATTTTGTGCCTATTTTTCTTAATGTGAAAATGTAGGACAGCAACCAGCTGTCTGCATGCCAcataaatcatgaaaaaaatatgtcaaCATTAAAAACAACTGTTGCTGCTGCAAATGATGCCACGCAAATGTGAGGCTTTAGAAGCATATAATTGCTGAGTGAAAATGATACTAATATCATACCTCTGTTATTTTTCCTTGTGCTGCATCCAGCTTTACGATGAGATCCCTTTTCTCATACAAAAGCTccttgttcttcctcctcagcTCAACTACCTCCACCTCCAGCTCCTTGAGCTTCTTCAGCTTCCTCTGCACCTCTGCGTCCTTGatggctgcctcctcctccttggacTTCAGCGCAATCACCTGGTTCTTTAGAAGCATCAGCTGCCCTTTTGTCTGGTTCGCCTCCATCTGTATCTGTCGCTGCAGCTCCTTGATCTTGTTCCTCGCAGCCTCCAGCTCCCTCTTGGCTCCTGTGCCACGGGCGACGTCATCCTGcagcttcttcctctcctcttgcAGCGAGTTGATGGTCATTTTGAGCATGTCGATCTCCACCATCTTGATCTTGAGCTGTCTGTGTAGCTCTACAACATCAGTCTCCTGTTCCTTGAGGCCATAGTACTCTAGCAGCTCTCCCTCAAGCTTCACTTCCCTCTCCTCCAGCTCACGCACAAGTCCACGCAGCCTCTCCAGCTCGGAGTTAACACTGTTGTACCGAGAGCGTTCTTTGACGTCGAACCTGTCACTTGGTAGGGGGATGTCAATCTCCCCTGATAGGAGGCTCTCGATCTCGGAGAGCATGTCGTCATCATCTGAAAGAGCTGAATTGATTATGCCGCTGATTGTTTTAacctcttccttctcttcttctttctcccccTGAACCACAGCAATTGAAAAGAACAGTTAAACTCACAAGTTTTGAGCTAGTAGAGAATGACATGCATACGTGTTCAGAACAGTTACAGTTAAACTCACAAGTTCTAAGCTAGTAGAGAATGGCATGCACTTACATGTTCAGAGTAGCGAGTTTTatcctttcctttccttgctTGGCCATCTGTTGAAGTTCAACAAGAGCTTCAGTGAGAAATTCAGAGGAACAAATTAAGGAAGGAAGTGCCACTGCAAGAGAGAAGCAAGTATAGTACCTCTGTTGCCACTGTTGGCTCTCTTAAGAGTTAAAGCTGCGACGGAGGCTACAACAACGACGCCTAACCTGACAAGCATGGCTCCTTGCCCTCATCACTGTCCCGGGCAGGAGAGCTGACGACGCACAGAGCTCCCTTGGCTCATCAGAAACTGGCAAGCTATGAGAATGGCAAGCCAGATATATCTTGGGctagagatagatagatacattGGAGGAGGAGAGCTCCAGCTCGTTGCCTTGGAGTGAGTGAAACTGTGAAAGCCACTAGAACATGTGGCTTGCAAACGGTTCCTTCCAATTTGTCTGTCTCTATATGTTTATCTCTTCCCTTGTTTGCAAAAACAGACAGGACTTGTATAGCAGACGAGTTCTTTTCTGTGTGCTAGCAGTGTAGCACTTACTAATAGCTGACAAAATTTACATATGCTGACAGTGGCAGGAAGAAAGCATGCATCTTAATTTGTGGCTTCTGATTTGCCTGTCATGATACAAGTACGGCTTGTGGCTTGAAAGCTAGCTTAATACGCAGGCTGTTTCCTGTGCACAAAAATGGGTGGTAGCTGGCGTTTGATAGTGATATTTGGATAGCAAAGACCAGACGATAGTTGAGGCTTATGAGGCTCACAGGATGGAGCATTGCTTATCATTACCCTCTTCTGGACACACCTGCAAAGGGCCTGTTGGAGATTTACTACAGTAGATCTAAACAGTAAATGGGAACAGTAATCAGGCAAGCTGTAAAAAGATTACTGCTTACAGAGCACTTTGCTACAGTACTGAAGCGCTGTTCGGTGCATTGATTCACCGTAGCAGTCTCAGAATACTGTAGCTACAGTTATTCTCTGCTGTACTGTAGAGAACCTAGATCCGTTTGGcggagcttctagctgctgcagcttctcccagaatcagaagctcccttAAACAGTCTAGCTTCTGGTCTAGATTCTAAGaagttgtagttgtagaatccataAAATGAAgtagaagccagaagctagaaaacccagctgcttctcagaatcttaatcTCCCCCAAACAAGCCAAAAACTAAAATACTAATAAGCTAATAACACACCAGTGCACTCACCAAAAGTTTTGATTTTCCTTTTGGCATATTTTTAGGAATCTGGAGGTTCACATCTTAATTTTATTGGCATTGTTTTCAGGCCTGTAATCTCCATGGAATGGAAGTgttggaataaatgggctaggcccaatttaattcaattaaaatctcaagAGCCCACAAGTAATGTTAGAGAGAATAATACTGCCTTAAAAATTTAGGTGGAAGaacctcaacttaaatagggtgATATTAGAGATTCCctattgaccggttgaggtgatgGTTGGACTGCCACACGCATGCGCGCATGCCGAGTCGGCCTCGGCCGTGGGCgtagcgaggcgaggcggccgacCGAGTCGAGCCTGCCTGCTGCTCTTCCGTTTTGTAACAGACGAGAATAAAGTCACCATTAAcaaatgaaattcattgtgttgtaacctccgcaacaaatgagagattcattgtgttgtaacctccacaacaaatgagagattcattgtgttgtaaccTTTACAACAAATGAAAGATTCATTATGTggtaaccttcacaacaaatgagatttattttgtggtaaccttcacaacaaatgagatttatttgtgtggtaatggagatctctctctctacatataACGCAAGGCAGAGGCTCTCAAAGAGTGTGTCTTCCTCCTACTATTGTTCCTTGGCGATACTCTCCTTCTGTTCCTGCGCTCTCTCTGTTTCCCCGGTTCTGTTCATCCCGCGCGCACGGGTGATCGGaacgagcaggtgcctccgaaactccgtccgcttgagaacctgcacgggtaggcgggggatcaagtttttgggtagcgcttcaagcgcgactgctctGCATCATCTTCACCAATATGTCGACAACCAGTGACAATAACAACACTGGAGACAAGGAgaaggcaatactgcctcaaactccagcggagggccattctcggggtataacGTTTCACTATTACCGTTCGTTCTTCGTTTCCTACAACTGTCTGTCGCAATATTATTGCGTTCTCTTAtctatgttgatgcttattctatattaagcatgctcatgttgtacacatctagcactgtcactagatctactcaaattacaaatgtcatgtttattgtcttaatattttggattaaaatatgccgaattatgaccaaatttccaacaatccaaaaacttgataggtctttttcggtagttggctttgctgcatccctaaaaccacatgctttcgatggttcaaattataaaagatggaaagcacgtgcactttTGTGGTTGACGGCGATGCATTGTTTCTTTGTCTCACGGGGCAAACCAAGTGAACCGCCTCTCTCACTTGAGgaggaggctaagttcgaggctgCGGATTGcttgttccgtggagcattgatcagtgtgcTCGCCGACAATATTGTGGACgtgtatatgcacatgccttcagggaaggacatgtgggatgctcttgaggccaagttcgggGTTTCCGATGCCAGCAgcgagctgtatgtcatggagcagttctatgactacaagatggtcgatggtcgttctgtagtggaacaggctcatgagattcagatgttagcaaaggaacttgagaacaacaactgtgagttgccTGACAAGTTTGTGGcaggtggcattattgccaaattgccaccttcttggacggactttgctacttctctaaaacacaagaggcaagagttcagtgttactgatcgtattggctctttgggtgttgaggagaaggcgagggcaaaggacaaccggggcaaaaagatcgagggaggttctagcgccaatttggtgcagaagaagaaccctcacgcatcccacaacaacaacaagaaagtcaaaccTGACGTCAAACCCACggctacaaccaattttaagaagaaagacaagggaaaggcaaaaggaggttgctttgtgtgtggcaagtctgggcattgggccaaggattgTCCTGAGTGCAAGGACAAGAAGTCTACAAAAATGGTTATTAAtgagggcggaggaacatcgaGGTATGGTAAATTTTTACCTACAATTCTCTTTGTCTgtcactcacctgattggtgggttgatactggtgctaatattcatgtgtgtgtcgacatttccctgttttcttcttatcaggtcgggagaggttcctccttgttgatgggaaacggatcgcttgcggctgttcatggtgttggtacggtcaatctgaagtttacttcgggaaaaatcgtgcagctgaagaacgtgcagcatgtcccttcaataaagaagaatctagttagcggctctctattgtgtagagatggttttagacttgtgtttgaatccaataaatgtgtcgtatctaaatatggaacgtttattggaaaaggttatgacggcggaggcttgttccgcttttccttGGATGATATGTGTAATAAAGTTGTGAACCATGTAagcaatgatgatgatgagtctaatgtgtggcattcacgactctgtcatgtgaattttggttgtatgacacgcttagctaacatgagtttaattccaaaattcactttagtCAAAGGCTCTAAGTGtcatacttgtgttcaatcgaaacaacctcgcaagcctcacaaggcatctgaggggaggaatttggcaccactagaacttgttcattccgatctGTGCGAAATGAATAGCGTGTTcactaaagggggaaagaaatatttcatgacactgatagatgattgcactagattctgctatgtgtacctattgaaaacaaaggatgaaacCTTACATTACTTCAAGATCTATaaggctgaggtagaaaaccaactggaaaggaaaatcaaacggttgaggtctgataggggtggagagtatttttccaatgagtttatTTCTTTCTGTGAAGAGTATGGAATTATTCAttagaggacgcctccctattcaccccagtCAAACGGGgtagccgaaagaaagaaccgcactctaactgagatggtgaatgccataTTAGACACCGCAggactttccaaggaatggtgaGGTGAGGCAATATTGactgcgtgtcatgtcctgaatagaATTCCTActaagcataaggaagtaacaccattcgaggaatgggaaaagaagaaattaaatctctctcaCCTGCgcacatggggctgtttggccaaggtaaatgtacctatagccaaaaagcgtaaacttggaccaaataccgtagattgtgtgttccttggttatgctatccaCAGTGTGGGATATAGGTTCTTAATAGTAAATtctggagtacccgacatgcgtgttggtacaattactgagtccagagatgccacattttttgagaatgaatttcctatgaaaaatgcacctagcacttctagtcaagaacCTATTTTATCCCCTGAGCACTTTGTGCCGATAGAACATATTGATCAAACGCttgaggaaaatcctgaggaggataacattgtagcaactcgaaagagtaagagacaaaggactgcaaagtcttttggagatgactacattgtatatcttgtggatgatactccaagaaccattgaagaggcatattcatctcctgatgctgactattggaaggaagcggtacgcagtgagatggactcaattatgtctaatggtacttgggaagtcgtcgagcgtccatatgggtgcaagcctgtaggatgcaaatgggttttcaagaaaaagcttaggcctgatggtacaattgaaaagtacaaggcaaggcttgtggccaagaGTTATACCCAAAAAGAAGGCGAGGACTTTTTCGACACTTATTCACCGgttgctcgcttgaccacgattcgagtactactcgctctggcagcctctcatggtctactcgtccatcagatggatgttaagacagctttcctcaatggagagttggaggaggagatctatatggatcaaccagatgggtatgtactagaaggtcagaAGGGAATGGTGTGCAAGCTGTTGAAGTCCTTGTATGGTCTCAAACAAGCGCCTAaacaatggcatgagaagtttgacaataAACTTACATCTGCTGtctttgttgtgaacgaagctgacaaatgtgtgtactatcgctatggtgggggagagggagtgatcttgtgtttatatgtcgatgacatattgatctttgggaccaggctcaatgtgattgaggaggtcaaggactttcTGTCCAAAAGcattgaaatgaaggatttgggagtgggtggtgttattcttaacattaaactactgagaggagatgagggtgggattacacttgtgcaatctcactatgtggacaaggtcttgagtcgctttggttatagtgactgcaaggcttctcctactccttatgatcccagtgtgctattaaggaaaaaccgaagaatagcaagggatcaattgagatactctcatatcattggttcattgatgtacttagctagtgcaacgaggcctgacatctcatttgctgtgagcaagttgagccggtttttttcaaatctgggagatgatcattggtATGCTCTTGAAAGAGTAATACGCTATCTAAAAGGGacaatgagctatggaattcactacgCCGGGTACCCAAAAGTGCTGGAGGGCTATAGTgattcaaactggatatctgatgctgatgagataaaggccacaagtgggtatgtgttcacacttggaggggGCGCTGTTTCCTAGAAGTCTTGCAAgtagaccatcttaacgaggtcaacaataGAAGCAGAACTCACAGCTTTAGATACTGCCACAGTTGAGGCCGAATGGCTTCGTGAGCTCCTGATGGACTTGCCGGTGCTTGAAAAACCAGTTCCAGCAATCctgatgaactgtgataatcaaacagtgattattaaagtgaacagttcgaaggacaacatgaagtcatccaggcatgttaaaagaagactgaagtctgtcagaaagcagaaaaactccggagtgatagcattggactatgtcgagacggctaaaaatctggcagatcagtttaccaaggggctaccacgtaatgtgatagactgtgcatcgagggagatgggcttgagacccacttagagttgcacaatagtggaaacctgtccattgtgatcggagatcccgtgaatttggatggcgaaacaaactattgtgtagctgagagaagagaccctaaAATGAGCCTATCTTCATGATGCACTTCTCTTCTAATCTGGTAGGATGGTATACaccttaatgtgatccgagtggcttttTATAAAGCAGAGATATTGGCCTGCAGAACAtcttagaaggaacacacctatatgagtctgactgctagtcacagtctatgagatctgggtgatctctagatactcatgaaaaggccaggagtatgacttatacgctccaaacAAAGGGGATGCAAACGACAGCCCAGTACCAGTTAATggtttgagtgaaacctgaatcgcacaagactgacaattcaaggcatagtccattgttcagttgtgatCTGGTGTAGCTCTTTTCttaggtggaagttcaacttaacagtctctaTCGAAACACTGGTATAACTAACAGGTTCAGTTTTGAGAACATTTCTTGTGAgccatgaaatttggtggggattgttggaataaatgggctaggcccaatttaattcaattaaaatctcaagAGCCCACAAGTAATGTTAGAGAGAATAATACTGCTTTGAAAATTTAGGTGGAAGaacctcaacttaaatagggtgATATTAGAGATTCCctattgaccggttgaggtgatgGTTGGACTGCCACACGCATGCGCGCATGCCGAGTCGGCCTCGGCCGTGGGCgtagcgaggcgaggcggccgacCGAGTCGAGCCTGCCTGCTGCTCTTTCGTTTGTAACAGACGAGAATAAAGTCACCATTAACAAATGAAATTCATTGCGTTGTAAcctccacaacaaatgagagattcattgtgttgtaacctccacaacaaatgagagattcattgtgttgtaacaTCCACAGCAAATGAGAGATTTATTTGTtgtaaccttcacaacaaatgaaagatTCATTATGTGGTAACCTTCATaacaaatgagatttattttgtggtaaccttcacaacaaatgagatttatttgtgtggtaatggagatctctctctctctctctctacatataACGCAAGGCAGAGGCTCTCAAAGTGTGTGTCTTCCTCCTACTATTGTTCCTTGGCGATACTCTCCTTCTGTTCCTGCGCTGTCTCTCTGTTTCCCCGGTTCTGTTCATCCCGCGCGCACGGGTGATCGGAACGAGCAGGTGCCTCCAaaactccgtccgcttgagaacctgcacgggtaggcgggcgatcaagtttttgggtagcgcttcaagcgcgactgctctgcatcatcttcatcaacatgtCGACAACCGGTGACAACAACAACACTGGAGACAAGGAgaaggcaatactgcctcaaactccagcggagggccattctcggggtataacGTTTCACTATTACCGTTTGTTCTTCGTTTCCTACAACTGTCTGTCGCAATATTATTGCGTTCTCTTAtctatgttgatgcttattctatattaagcatgctcatgttgtacacatctagcactgtcactagatctactcaaattacaaatgtcatgtttattgtcttaatattttggattaaaatatgccgaattatgaccaaatttccaacaggAAGTCTGTTTTAAGGGGGAAAAAAGGGGCTGGCAGCTTGCACACAACCACCATACAGAATAGACATTCAGTTTGGACCTGAAAGTGAAGATTGCTATCTGGTGTGTTTTTCCTCTCCTCGAGTTTTGCTTTACTAATATCAGACAGTCAGATACTTTTTGTTTTCCTTGATCACAAGATACAATCACAAAATTATGATTCTTGCAGCCTGTATCCATCCTTGTTACATCTAATCGAATCTGATTTTAGTAAGTCGGTTGTTTTTGAGCTCTGCAAGGCGGCTACTCACTAGAACCTGCCCAAGAACATC is part of the Oryza glaberrima chromosome 12, OglaRS2, whole genome shotgun sequence genome and harbors:
- the LOC127757751 gene encoding protein CHUP1, chloroplastic-like, whose product is MLVRLGVVVVASVAALTLKRANSGNRDGQARKGKDKTRYSEHGEKEEEKEEVKTISGIINSALSDDDDMLSEIESLLSGEIDIPLPSDRFDVKERSRYNSVNSELERLRGLVRELEEREVKLEGELLEYYGLKEQETDVVELHRQLKIKMVEIDMLKMTINSLQEERKKLQDDVARGTGAKRELEAARNKIKELQRQIQMEANQTKGQLMLLKNQVIALKSKEEEAAIKDAEVQRKLKKLKELEVEVVELRRKNKELLYEKRDLIVKLDAAQGKITESDVVSHAREEINKLRHANEDLTKQVEGLQMNRFSEVEELVYLRWVNACLRYELRNYQAPSEKISARDLNKTLSPKSRERAKLLMLEYAGSERGQGDTDLETASSAPSSPRSEDFDNVSVDSSSSRYSFFGKRPNLMQKLKKWGRGKDDGSSLASPTQSFTSDSPKSASQKPKGPLEALMLRNAGDGMGITTFGKREQDPSDIMDEANVASSFHLMSKTVQGFADDKYPAYKDRHKLAIEREKAIKEKAEKARVQRYGGVNSSGIVPSPRSALPPKLAQIKEKAPTANAESSDQPSDNQNNPLVVTQLKLANIEKRAPRVPRPPPAPSATANTASALPPPPPRPPGAPPPPPPPGKPGGPPPPPPPPGSLPRNLAGGDKVHRAPEVVEFYQSLMKREAKKDTTSLGSTTSSVSDVRSNMIGEIENRSTFLLAVKVDVETQGDFVESLANEVRAASFVNIDDVVAFVNWLDEELSFLVDERAVLKHFDWPESKTDALREAAFEYQDLLKLEHKVSSFTDDPKLACEEALKKMYSLLEKVEQSVYALLRTRDMAISRYREYGIPVDWLSDSGVVGKIKLASVQLAKKYMNRVATELDALQGTEKEPNREFLLLQGVRFAFRVHQFAGGFDEESMKAFEELRSKMCTTQTSAPQIS